ATCAGGGCACGCTCATGACCAGCGTGGCACTGCCTGTAAATGGCCCTGCGGCAGGCAAGCTGCCGGGTTTGCGGATAAGTGCAAAGGTAACACTGTCCCTTCCCGAGCTATTGGTGATAGCCCCTCTAAACGAACCTCCAGGAGGTACTACCACAAACGTACTGGTGCGATACACGACAGTAGAGAGATCGGGGTTACTCATGGCAAGGCCACTTGAGTTGAACGAAGAGGTCGCGCCCTTCAACGTAATATCGATGGGTGAAGAAATACCCGCATCAGGGCAAGAATATCTGAGCACGAACGTTTTGCTGTTGGGCGCAGAAGTTGGACTTTCTCCGACCGCAAGGGAGTCCACCGAACCGAAGTCCACATCAATGGGCGCATTATTATTGATCGTGCAGGTTGACGGGTTTAAGTTGAGCGAATTGCTCGCATACACATTCAAAAACGTCGAGAAGTGCTTGACTAACGATGAGCCAACGTAAGTACGCACCCTTAAATTAACGGTAGCGATAAGCGCCCCTGACGAGATCTTAATGTATTGGCCTGGTGCTCTTACAATGTTGAGATAGGGCCGCCCCAGCACACTCATCAAAGGCTCATTTCTCTGTATGGAGAGAAGAATACCTGCCCTGACAGGTGTCGGATAATAAGTACCCGTCACATCCAAACCACCCTCAGGAAAATAACCGGGTTGCGAATACAGCACTACCGCATTGGGATCAGTCAATATTTGTTCGGACGGGTTAACAGGCGATGGCAACCCATGCCTGCATTCAAGCGTGTAACCATCCAGAAAAACCTTTCCGGCGGCAAGGTTCGGCACGAGATCAACATAAGCATTAAACCCTTTCACCTGAGGATCTACCCAGGCACCGCCATTCAATCGACACTCCGTTGCACTGACGGTTTGCATCAGCAGTAAAAAAAGCAGGCCAGTCAGATATCTCACATACACTCCTCAATATAAAACAGCACTACAAAGCATTACTTTTTCAAGGGTAGCCCAACGTAAAGGTCGAAACAGCCGCAAAGTACCCGGGCACTATTGTTTTATTGATAATTGCTTGTGGCTCCCCCTTTAAAAACACCTGAAATGCAATTACATTGGCGCCATTACTTAATGCCTGCCTGTCACTGACCACATTTAACGGCAACGGTGTGCCCGCGAGTGTCTCCAACCCGATCGCCACTCCTTTTTCAATGCTGCCGCCCAGCGCCAGCAAGCCTGGCAGTTTGATGCTCTCGGTGCCACTGAAGGTGGTCGTCACAGAGTTACTGATACTTGTGTCGCAATCTTCAAGGTGGATCTGGAAAGTCTTGCCGATCGTACGGGTATAACGATAAAGCTCTGCGCTAGTGACCACCCCAAGATCAATCGCCAACGTCTCGTCGCCAGCCTTGATCTTGCAGGCTGCTGCAACCAATGCCCCCTTGAGCGTCAGGTTGCTCGCCGCCACCCCATCATCTGGCCATATCAAGGACACACCCAGCAGCGCGATCACTACAGGTTGCCAGCGCTTGCTTATGCTCTCGGCTCGCATGGGATGCACTCCTCACTCGTAAAAAGCCAGCAGTACTGCTGTGGCCGTAAAATCGCCTTCAGGCAGCGTGGAGCCTGACCTCTTGACCGGCACCACCTCCAGCACCGGTGGACTTGACAGGCTAATCGAATGCTTTGTGTTAAGCACAAATGGCAAGTTATTTCGCAGTACCTTGATGCCAAGATCAGGGACACTGGACTGCACGGCGGACGAGTCGAAACTCGTTGCCGTACCCGTCACCATCAAGTTCAGCCCCCACGGCAGAGTGCTGGCAGTGCAAGTAATGGTGTAATTCAACCCTTTGCGGCTCTTGACCCCATCAACACTCTTTACACTTATATCCCCAAAGTCGACAGCAATGGTGGCACCACTGTTTATGGTGCAGGGCGGCGGTTCTACCAAGGTGCCACTGAACGTCAGGTTGGCCATTGCGTTACCGCCAAAGCCAAGGGTGCACACTGCAAAAAGTGCAAATCGTTGCTTGAGTCTCATCAATATTTTCCTCTTATCGCAGTGCAACCACTAATGTAGCCGAGGCAGAAAATGTCCCGCCCGCGAGGGTGCTGCCGGTTTTTTTAACCAGCACCGCCTTCACATCAGGCAAGTTGGGGTAGGTGAAATTCACGGTGGTATTGAGGGGCCAGGCAACTCCCCCCACCAAAAGCCTGATGCCGAGATTGCTTTTGCTGGTACCCAAGGCCGAACTGTCAAACCCGGCGCCGGTTCCGGTTAATTTCAGGCTCATGAAATTGGTTGGCTGCGGCCCGCATGTCACGGTGTAAAGCACTGATTTGCTGTAGTTGACGCCGTTGATATGGGTGGTCAGAAGGCCGGTTCCAAAAGGCACATTCAACGTGCCCCCTGCGTTGACGACGCAAGGTGGAGGCATAAGGACGACCCCCTTGATGCTCACACTGACGTCCCCCAATGCAACCTGACAGCAAATCGACAACAGGCCGCCCAAGGCGCTTAGTGCGAGCCAATGCTTTGACATACTCATCGCTCCACCCTCATTCATAGACAAGCCGGAAATCAACGGCCGCCCGAAAGGCGCCACGGCTCAGCGCTGCTGAAGTGCGCACCGGCCGCACATGCCAGGTCAGGGTGTCGCTGCCATGTTGCAGGAACAAAGGCTCACCTCGACTGCCCAGGCCTGCGTCCCGCCCAAGGGCATCGGTCAGAAGCAGACCCATCCCGGTAATACCCTGCACTTTGACCAGACGTGGATCATCAGCATCGGCTGGTGCCACAAAGGCAACCGACACCACAGGCTGATAGGCACTCCACACCAGGTTGCCCGTGCGCTCACTCTGAATGCTGCCCGAAGCGCGCCGGCAATCGACAAAGCGCAATTGAAAAGCAACCGGCGTTGCTTGATCGCCGGGGCGCAGCAACTGACTGCCAGACACACTTCCCAGGTCTACATCCTGATAGGCCGAAGTCATGTCCAGGACGCAGGGAGAGTTATGCAATGAGCCCGAAACATCCAGGACGCCACTCATGCCATCGACCGCTCCGGCCCAAGCCTGTTGGGCACTCAACACCAGTAACAGGCAACTCAGGGCCATGACCGTGCAAGACCGCAGTCCGCTACTCATTGACCGAGGACGCAGCCACGTCCACCTTGCAGAGGTTGGCATCACAACTGAAAACCAGTGTCGGGCGACCGCCGTAATCATTCACATAGGTCAGTCTGGGTTTGGTGCCGAGCGCAGCAACACTCCCCCCAGCATCAACGAGTCTTTTGGCGACAGCATGAGGGGCTCGAAGTCCGGGGCGGTTTCCGCGTCTTTACTTCGACGGGCATCGACCAGCGTGACGTAGTACGGGGTGGGGTTGTTTACCTGGTAGCGTTCACCCACGCGGGTGAGGGTCAGTTCTTGCTGCCAGGGGGCAGACCGCTCCTGCCGACCCTGAACTAACGTGGCAGGGCGGTAAAACAATTTGATCCGGGTCTGCAGGGCAATTTGCAGGCTGTTGGCCTTGTCACTGCGCGGCGGGATCTCCCGCAGATTAAAGTAATACACCGTCTCCCTGTCCTGCGGGAGTGCCTTGATGGCCGGTAATGCCTGGACTTTTACCTGGCTTTGCTTACCTGGTTCCAGACGCTGGACGGGTGGGAGCACGATCAACGGGGACGTGATTTTGTTGCCCTGTTCATCTTCTATCCAGCCCTGGGCCAGATAAGGCAACTGTGTGTTGTTGTTGGTGATGTTCATGCTGACGGCTTCTTTGCTGCCATCAAACACGACTCGGGTGCGGTCAAGGCCAATGGCTGCATTGGCGTTGTTGATCAGGCAAATGGCCACAAGGGCGGGAACCGAGATTGCAAAGCTGAATGTCTTGATCATGAAGGTGTTATCTCTGTATTAGGAAGCCGGATCCGCGATGCAGATGCAGCGTTATCAGGTATTACCATCTGGCAGGGCAGATCCAGGGCACTGGCCAACCCGTCGACCGGTAAATTGGCAGGCACTACCAGCGTGCAACGCTCTGCACCACCCCAAGAGACAACCATCTTCTCCCCGGGCCGAATGCCGCTTAGATAGACACTGCCACCGTCATTGACGATGCCGGTTTCCTGCTGTTTTTCATTCTTCACCGTTCCACCGAACGGCGGCACGCTGCCATCGGACAGGCGCAGCAAGACCATGGCCTTATGGCCGGCAATCACATCCAGCGTGCGATAGCCAATGGCACCGTCAGTCAAGGTCAATTGGGTCACGGACTGAGTTGCCTCGACATTGGCCGGCAGACTTTCAAGGTCAACACTGGCCGCTGTGCGCAAGTAACTGTTGACGTCAGCGATCACTGCCTTGCCAAAGGCATTGCTGCGAGTTGGGCGGCCATAACCCCGGACCGGCACTCTCGGAACACCACTGGTATCGATCATCAGTCGAGTGCCGCCCGTTCCTGCGCTGCGATGCGCCGCCCCACCGTACGGTGTGAGTGTGGCGCCGCCTCGCGCAGACATGCCAAGGCTGGTGTGGTTGTTTTCCTGCAGACTGGCACTCAGAGACAGATCAGCATGATCGGCGGCATGACTCAGATAACCACCGACGGAGGTGTTACTTACAGCCAACTGATAGTTGCTACGCTCATCCAGCTGATCGTTGAAACGCGCCGAATACGTGTTTTTATTCTGCGAGCTGTTGGCGCTGGTGGTTAAAGTGCCGGATCTACCAAGGGGCATGGTGAGCGAAAGAAACATCCCGGTATTATTACTTTGCGTACCCGTGCGCTGGTTTCGTTCCTGATTTCGAAACATGCTCAATGAAGCATTCATGTTCTTGACCGACCCCATATTGAAAAAACGAGCCAGCGACAGGTTCCAGCGCTGGCTGTTCGGGCGATCCCAAAAAGACTGATCGGTGTAGGTCAAGTAAGCGGAGAGTCCAACATCGCGAAAATGCTTGTTGAATGTCGCTGTATAGAGAGACTTGCTGCCCCCCAGCTGCCCGCCGTAGCGACGCGCATTCAGGTACTCACTCATGCTCAAGTAGTTTTTCTCGGAAAACCGGTATCCTGCGAAGGTGACTTGACTGTCGTACTCTTCGAAGTTTTTCGAGTAGCTCAAACGGTAGGAGTTGCCGGATAATGTGTCGTCCTGCAGGGTGGTGGTGGCCCGCGAAACATCGAATGCAAGGGCACCAAAAGCCAGCAGATCGCGCCCTACACCGAGCGATAGCGCCGTGTAGTTGTTGTCGCTGATACCCCCGCCATAAATTGACCAACCGTTACTCACCCCCCAGGAA
This genomic stretch from Pseudomonas deceptionensis harbors:
- a CDS encoding fimbrial protein, producing MRAESISKRWQPVVIALLGVSLIWPDDGVAASNLTLKGALVAAACKIKAGDETLAIDLGVVTSAELYRYTRTIGKTFQIHLEDCDTSISNSVTTTFSGTESIKLPGLLALGGSIEKGVAIGLETLAGTPLPLNVVSDRQALSNGANVIAFQVFLKGEPQAIINKTIVPGYFAAVSTFTLGYP
- a CDS encoding outer membrane usher protein, which codes for MYGVFALQGSSNATTILRTCVLSSVMSIACEVSAAEDIQFNTDILDLNDRTNIDLSQFSRSGFILPGIYPMQVQINTLVLPEQHIAFYPPDDDPKGSQACLSASLVDQLGLKSNKVTQLAWWKDGECLDIRSLAGMEVNGDLSTSTLYISLPQAYLEYSAQNWDPPSRWDEGVPGLLVDYNLTGQSINQRNTASRTGLTGNGTFGANAGPWRLRADWQGRVEDEATNRGKSLEWSRFYAYRALPSIQSRLTLGQNYLYSDLFDSFRFTGAALNSDDSQLPPNLRGYAPEVVGVAKTNAKVTISQQGRVLYETLVAAGPYRIQDLNDAVSGSLDVRVEEQDGSVNSFRVESSSIPYLTRPGTVRYKLASGRPSGLHDGGQGSLFGAGEFSWGVSNGWSIYGGGISDNNYTALSLGVGRDLLAFGALAFDVSRATTTLQDDTLSGNSYRLSYSKNFEEYDSQVTFAGYRFSEKNYLSMSEYLNARRYGGQLGGSKSLYTATFNKHFRDVGLSAYLTYTDQSFWDRPNSQRWNLSLARFFNMGSVKNMNASLSMFRNQERNQRTGTQSNNTGMFLSLTMPLGRSGTLTTSANSSQNKNTYSARFNDQLDERSNYQLAVSNTSVGGYLSHAADHADLSLSASLQENNHTSLGMSARGGATLTPYGGAAHRSAGTGGTRLMIDTSGVPRVPVRGYGRPTRSNAFGKAVIADVNSYLRTAASVDLESLPANVEATQSVTQLTLTDGAIGYRTLDVIAGHKAMVLLRLSDGSVPPFGGTVKNEKQQETGIVNDGGSVYLSGIRPGEKMVVSWGGAERCTLVVPANLPVDGLASALDLPCQMVIPDNAASASRIRLPNTEITPS
- a CDS encoding fimbrial protein, whose amino-acid sequence is MRLKQRFALFAVCTLGFGGNAMANLTFSGTLVEPPPCTINSGATIAVDFGDISVKSVDGVKSRKGLNYTITCTASTLPWGLNLMVTGTATSFDSSAVQSSVPDLGIKVLRNNLPFVLNTKHSISLSSPPVLEVVPVKRSGSTLPEGDFTATAVLLAFYE
- a CDS encoding fimbrial protein, with amino-acid sequence MRYLTGLLFLLLMQTVSATECRLNGGAWVDPQVKGFNAYVDLVPNLAAGKVFLDGYTLECRHGLPSPVNPSEQILTDPNAVVLYSQPGYFPEGGLDVTGTYYPTPVRAGILLSIQRNEPLMSVLGRPYLNIVRAPGQYIKISSGALIATVNLRVRTYVGSSLVKHFSTFLNVYASNSLNLNPSTCTINNNAPIDVDFGSVDSLAVGESPTSAPNSKTFVLRYSCPDAGISSPIDITLKGATSSFNSSGLAMSNPDLSTVVYRTSTFVVVPPGGSFRGAITNSSGRDSVTFALIRKPGSLPAAGPFTGSATLVMSVP
- a CDS encoding fimbrial protein → MALSCLLLVLSAQQAWAGAVDGMSGVLDVSGSLHNSPCVLDMTSAYQDVDLGSVSGSQLLRPGDQATPVAFQLRFVDCRRASGSIQSERTGNLVWSAYQPVVSVAFVAPADADDPRLVKVQGITGMGLLLTDALGRDAGLGSRGEPLFLQHGSDTLTWHVRPVRTSAALSRGAFRAAVDFRLVYE
- a CDS encoding fimbrial protein; translation: MSMSKHWLALSALGGLLSICCQVALGDVSVSIKGVVLMPPPCVVNAGGTLNVPFGTGLLTTHINGVNYSKSVLYTVTCGPQPTNFMSLKLTGTGAGFDSSALGTSKSNLGIRLLVGGVAWPLNTTVNFTYPNLPDVKAVLVKKTGSTLAGGTFSASATLVVALR